In Candidatus Nitrospira nitrosa, the genomic stretch TCAGCTTAAGCGGCGAGGTCAAATTTGCCTGGAGCGGAAGCGCCAGTGCGGCCATCGTGGCATAGGTCGGCTTTTCATCATGCGGCCCGTCCAAGAGCAACGTACAACTCGCCTCGGCAACCAGATCGAACAGCCACTCGGCCATTTCTTCATCGAGCGCGGCCAGAACGGTCAGCAGATCATGCTCACGCCCCTGCTCCAGAAATGCCTGCAGGGTATCGATGGCATCATCGGCATCCCCGTGCTCATGACGGCGGGCGTTGATGAGATGGATGAGATCACGTGTGAGTGGGTCCGGACGAGACCAGGCTAGCATTGTTGTTCCTTACGACACGAGCCACGACCGATGGCCCTATAACTCAGACTGCATGTTGCCAAACTTTTGTACCCCGTGCAAGCGCGAACAACATTGTCGGCATGACGAAAGGGCCATGCACAAAGGCCCCTTACTCACCGATGATTTTGACGAGTACGCGCTTGCGCCGGCGACCATCGAACTCCCCGTAAAAGATTTGCTCCCATGGGCCGAAGTCGAGCCGGCCCTCTGTAATGGCGACAAGCACTTCTCGCCCCATCACCTGCCGTTTGAGGTGCGCATCCCCATTATCCTCACCGGTTTCATTGTGTCGATAGCGTGCCTCATGAGGAGCGAGTCGTTCGAGAAAGTCATCATAGTCCCGCAGAAGACCCGGTTCATCGTCATTGATATACACGCTCGCCGTAATGTGCATGGCATTCACCAACACCAGCCCTTCCCGCACCTCGCTCTTGCGGATCAAGGCTTCAATCTGCGGTGTGATGTTGATGTAGGCTCGCCTGGTCTTCGTCTCAAACCAGAGTTCTTCGCGATAGGATTTCATGATGATTCACCGTCGCATTCTGCCTTCCGGCGCAAGGGACATGCAAGAGGCTCATCCCATTTAACTTCTAACTTCTCGCCCAATGTTCCAGCTTCTAGGAAGGGGCTATAATAGAGGCAGTCTCCCCAATGGGCATCAGAAACCACACCCCACCACTGTCTCCCAATGCACTGACGGTCTTGCGCCAACGGTACTTGGCCAGGAACAAACGGGGCGTCGTTATCGAGTCTCCCTCTGCATTGTTTCACCGTGTCGCCGACGATGTCGCCTCGCTCGAACCACCCGCACGCAGACGCCGGCTGGCCAACCAATTCTACGAGGCCATGGCATCCCTGACATTTCTCCCGAATTCACCGACCTTGATGAACGCCGGACGTCCTCTTCAACAACTCTCGGCTTGCTTCGTGCTGCCGATAGACGATTCCCTGGAATCGATCTTCGACACTGTGAAGTATCAAGCCCTTATTCATCAATCGGGCGGAGGAACCGGGTTTTCGTTCAGCCATATTCGCCCTCATGCCGACCGAGTCGCCACCACCAATGGACTCGCATCAGGCCCCATTTCGTTCATGCGTCTGTTCAATCTATCCACCGATGTCATCAAGCAGGGCGGCACCAGGCGGGGCGCCAATATGGGTATCCTGAGAGTCGACCATCCCGACATTCTGGATTTTATCGCGCTGAAACTGCAGCCGCATGAAATGGCAAACTTCAATCTTTCGGTGGGACTCACAGACCGATTTATGAAGGCGGTCAACCAAAACCGATCGTATGCACTCATCAACCCACGGAGCGCCACACCAGTCCGACGCCTCCCCGCCAAAATGGTCTTTGATCGGCTGGTCGAAGCCGCCTGGCGATCAGGTGAACCTGGTGTCCTCTTTCTTGATACCATCAATAAGGCGAATCCCACGCCTCATCTCGGGGCGATCGAAGCCACGAACCCTTGTGGCGAACAACCCCTCTTGGCCTATGAATCATGTACCCTCGGATCGATCAATGTCGCCCGATGCCTCACCACGCATCGAGGTACGAGCAGCATCGACTACGAACGACTCGGCAACCTCATTCCGGTGG encodes the following:
- a CDS encoding secondary thiamine-phosphate synthase enzyme YjbQ, translating into MKSYREELWFETKTRRAYINITPQIEALIRKSEVREGLVLVNAMHITASVYINDDEPGLLRDYDDFLERLAPHEARYRHNETGEDNGDAHLKRQVMGREVLVAITEGRLDFGPWEQIFYGEFDGRRRKRVLVKIIGE
- a CDS encoding adenosylcobalamin-dependent ribonucleoside-diphosphate reductase, translated to MGIRNHTPPLSPNALTVLRQRYLARNKRGVVIESPSALFHRVADDVASLEPPARRRRLANQFYEAMASLTFLPNSPTLMNAGRPLQQLSACFVLPIDDSLESIFDTVKYQALIHQSGGGTGFSFSHIRPHADRVATTNGLASGPISFMRLFNLSTDVIKQGGTRRGANMGILRVDHPDILDFIALKLQPHEMANFNLSVGLTDRFMKAVNQNRSYALINPRSATPVRRLPAKMVFDRLVEAAWRSGEPGVLFLDTINKANPTPHLGAIEATNPCGEQPLLAYESCTLGSINVARCLTTHRGTSSIDYERLGNLIPVAVRFLDNVLDRTRFPLASIEARTKRTRKIGLGIMGFADLLIQLDIPYDSDDALHIADQLMGFVRRQAYEASHRLAQERGPFPAYKGSPLEAEGPPRRNATVTTIAPTGTISILADCSAGIEPLYGVSVAHTIMEDIRLQRLHPEFLRRARARALPLCELREEIGRHESIQHLSQIPDDLRRLFVTAHDIAPAQHVRMQAVFQRHSDSGVSKTINLPPSATTVDVAAAFTLAYELGCKGVTVYRAGSREHQVLSCSHVQSC